The Bradyrhizobium sp. CCBAU 051011 DNA segment GACGATTGGGCTGGGAAACTCGGTCCGAAGGCGCTGGAATTGGTTGCCGTGCTTTCGGAACGAAGCATGCAACCGGAGCGGGTGCGTTCCTGGTGTCGCGCAACGCGCGTGACCGACGGCGGCGAAGTGTTGCTTCCGGCGGATATCTGTCTGCGGCGTCCGCCGGCACACCGCGACTTCGCGCCGCCATACCCCTTGAGCATCGGCTCAGCCGCGGGTCCGTCGCGGGATGCCGCAGCGCTGCGCGGCCTCCTTGAATTGATCGAACGCGATGCGGCCAGCCTGTGGTGGAGGGGCGGTCGCTTGCCGCGATCGATTCCGGTGCAGCATAAAGCCGACCTCGTGGCGAAAGAGTTGTTGCAGAGGCTTCGCCACGGCGCAGCAGCGCAGCGCCGGACATGGCTACTCGATATCACGACGGATATCGGCGTGCCCTGCGTCGCGGCGGTCTCCTGCCGGTCGGATGGTTCGGGTTTTGCCTTCGGCCTCGCGGCGCGGCCGGCGCTCGAGGCTGCGGTGCGCTCCGCGATTGTGGAAATGTGTCAGCTCGAACTGGCCGACGCCATCGTCGCAACCAAACGCCGCGAGCGTGGTGACGGCGCGCTCAATGCACAGGATCGTATCCACCTGCAGCGCGCAGCCATCGACACCGACCAGTGCAGATTGCTGCAGCCCGTCGCGGAGCACGCGGCCCATCTGCCGCTTCACGCAACTGAAGCGAGCGCCATATTTGAATTGATCGTACAGCGATTGGAAAGACTGGGAGTCGAGACGTTCTGTATCGAACTCACGCGCCAGCGCTTCGCCGTTCCGGTGGTCCGCGTGATCGCCCCGGGCCTGCAACTGGAGCCCTCCGAAATCGTCACGGCTAGGCTGCAGGATACGATGGCGCGAACCGGCGGCGGCGCAATCTATACCGGGGGTGTTGCTTTGATATAGACTGGCAGGAATTAACCAACCGGGTCCGGAAGCCGTTACATGCCGGCCAGTGCCAACGCCATGACATCAGACAACGCCGCGGCGGTGCCCGAAAGCGCGCCGCGTCTGTCGGTATCGCTGGTCGGTCGGTTCGGGGTCCGGTTCAACGGCCGTGCGATC contains these protein-coding regions:
- a CDS encoding YcaO-like family protein, which translates into the protein MFELVAPDAPGLISFGAQFDPALADPLHDGCPMVGVSGVGLTLQEAFQGCIGEGIEYLSQLQAGTDLLLKPGIDDWAGKLGPKALELVAVLSERSMQPERVRSWCRATRVTDGGEVLLPADICLRRPPAHRDFAPPYPLSIGSAAGPSRDAAALRGLLELIERDAASLWWRGGRLPRSIPVQHKADLVAKELLQRLRHGAAAQRRTWLLDITTDIGVPCVAAVSCRSDGSGFAFGLAARPALEAAVRSAIVEMCQLELADAIVATKRRERGDGALNAQDRIHLQRAAIDTDQCRLLQPVAEHAAHLPLHATEASAIFELIVQRLERLGVETFCIELTRQRFAVPVVRVIAPGLQLEPSEIVTARLQDTMARTGGGAIYTGGVALI